A genomic segment from Klebsiella africana encodes:
- a CDS encoding nucleobase:cation symporter-2 family protein, protein MSDEHHSGLLYGLEQRIPPLPAFFSALQHVLAGLVGIITPPLIIGATLGLGDWLPYLISMSLLASGIGTFLQSNRVWGVGAGMICMQGTSFAFLGVTVAGGMWVKAQGGGPQDMMAMLFGVNFVAALVPVIVSRFIEPLKKIFTPIITGSVIALIGISLIKVSVINWCGGEKAEDFASMSNIALGAGTLGVIVLLSCAKNRWLRLSSVVVGIAVGCVAAGLSGQFHLHSLGDTLFRLPTLFPFGFQFNSAIFLPVALVSLVCILEAVGDLTANSLISQQSIDDRAFRNRLKGGILADGVSCMVAAMLCAFPNTTFAQNNGVIQMTGVASRYVGRYIGVILILLGLFPPVGELLRQIPAPVLGGATMVMFGCVVAAGIRIITQTPLTRRDVLIVGLAFGAGLGVESVPAFLSHFPPMVGDLFGSAATSGGLVAIALNLILPQEQAATKTIRSQDDRAESV, encoded by the coding sequence ATGTCTGACGAACATCACAGCGGCCTGCTTTACGGCCTTGAACAGCGGATCCCACCGCTTCCGGCCTTTTTCAGCGCCCTCCAGCATGTGCTGGCGGGCCTGGTGGGGATCATCACGCCGCCGCTGATCATCGGCGCTACCCTCGGGCTTGGCGACTGGCTGCCGTATCTTATCAGTATGTCGTTGCTGGCCTCGGGCATTGGCACCTTTCTGCAGTCCAATCGGGTATGGGGCGTTGGCGCCGGGATGATCTGCATGCAGGGCACCAGCTTCGCCTTCCTCGGCGTGACGGTGGCCGGAGGGATGTGGGTAAAAGCGCAGGGCGGCGGGCCGCAGGATATGATGGCGATGCTGTTTGGCGTTAACTTTGTCGCCGCTCTGGTGCCGGTGATTGTCAGCCGCTTTATCGAACCGCTGAAGAAAATCTTTACTCCCATCATTACCGGCAGCGTGATTGCGCTGATCGGCATCAGTCTGATCAAGGTCAGCGTCATCAACTGGTGCGGTGGGGAAAAGGCAGAGGATTTCGCCAGCATGAGCAACATCGCGCTCGGGGCGGGTACTCTTGGGGTTATCGTCCTGCTGAGCTGCGCCAAAAACCGCTGGCTGCGGCTCTCCTCGGTGGTGGTGGGCATTGCCGTGGGCTGTGTGGCGGCAGGGCTGAGCGGTCAGTTCCATCTTCACAGCCTTGGCGACACTCTGTTTCGCCTGCCGACGCTGTTTCCGTTCGGCTTTCAGTTTAACAGCGCGATATTTCTGCCGGTCGCCCTGGTGTCGCTGGTCTGTATTCTGGAGGCGGTAGGGGATCTGACGGCCAACTCGCTGATTTCGCAACAGTCTATTGACGATCGCGCTTTTCGTAACCGGCTGAAGGGCGGTATCCTGGCGGACGGCGTCAGCTGTATGGTGGCGGCCATGCTCTGTGCTTTTCCGAACACCACCTTCGCGCAGAACAACGGCGTGATCCAGATGACCGGGGTGGCCAGTCGCTATGTCGGGCGCTACATTGGCGTGATTCTGATCCTGCTTGGACTGTTTCCCCCGGTAGGCGAACTGCTGCGGCAGATCCCGGCGCCGGTGCTGGGGGGCGCCACGATGGTGATGTTTGGCTGCGTGGTGGCGGCCGGGATCCGAATTATTACCCAGACTCCGCTGACTCGTCGCGATGTGCTGATTGTGGGTCTGGCGTTTGGCGCTGGCCTTGGCGTGGAGTCAGTGCCGGCGTTTCTAAGCCATTTTCCGCCGATGGTCGGCGATCTGTTCGGTTCAGCAGCCACCAGCGGTGGGCTGGTAGCGATAGCGCTGAACCTTATTCTGCCGCAGGAGCAGGCGGCGACGAAAACGATAAGGAGTCAGGATGATCGCGCTGAGTCAGTTTAA
- the hpxO gene encoding FAD-dependent urate hydroxylase HpxO: protein MKAIVIGAGIGGLSAAVALKQSGIDCDVYEAVKEIKPVGAAISVWPNGVKCMTHLGMGDIMETFGGPLRRMAYRDFRSGENMTQFSLTPLIERTGSRPCPVSRAELQREMLDYWGRDSVQFGKRVTRCEEDADGVTVWFTDGSRASGDLLIAADGSHSALRPWVLGFTPQRRYAGYVNWNGLVEIDEALAPGDQWTTFVGEGKRVSLMPVSAGRFYFFFDVPLPAGLAEDRDTLRADLSRYFAGWAPPVQQLIATLDPQTTNRIEIHDIEPFSRLVRGRVALLGDAGHSTTPDIGQGGCAAMEDAVVLGAVFRQTHDIAAALREYETQRCDRVRDLVLKARKRCDITHGKDMQLTEAWYQELREETGERIINGMCDTILSGPLG, encoded by the coding sequence ATGAAAGCAATCGTGATTGGCGCCGGCATCGGCGGCTTAAGTGCGGCAGTGGCGCTCAAACAGTCGGGGATCGACTGCGATGTCTATGAAGCGGTGAAAGAGATCAAGCCGGTCGGCGCGGCGATTTCCGTGTGGCCCAACGGCGTGAAGTGCATGACCCACCTCGGCATGGGCGACATCATGGAGACCTTCGGCGGGCCGCTGCGTCGGATGGCGTATCGCGATTTCCGCAGCGGCGAGAACATGACCCAGTTCAGCCTCACGCCATTGATCGAACGCACCGGCAGCCGCCCCTGCCCGGTCTCCCGGGCAGAGCTGCAGCGAGAAATGCTGGATTACTGGGGACGGGACAGCGTGCAGTTCGGCAAACGCGTCACCCGCTGTGAAGAAGACGCCGACGGCGTGACGGTGTGGTTTACCGATGGCAGCCGCGCCAGCGGCGATCTACTGATTGCCGCCGACGGCAGCCATTCCGCACTGCGTCCGTGGGTGCTGGGCTTTACCCCGCAGCGCCGCTACGCCGGCTACGTCAACTGGAACGGTCTGGTGGAGATAGATGAAGCGCTGGCTCCCGGCGACCAGTGGACGACCTTTGTCGGCGAAGGCAAGCGTGTCTCGCTGATGCCGGTCTCCGCCGGCCGGTTCTATTTTTTCTTTGATGTGCCGCTGCCGGCGGGTCTGGCGGAGGATCGCGACACTCTGCGCGCCGACCTCAGCCGCTATTTTGCCGGCTGGGCGCCGCCGGTGCAGCAGCTTATCGCCACCCTCGACCCGCAGACCACCAACCGTATTGAAATTCACGATATCGAACCGTTCAGCCGCCTGGTGCGCGGCCGCGTCGCGCTGCTCGGCGACGCCGGACACAGCACCACCCCGGATATTGGCCAGGGGGGCTGCGCGGCGATGGAAGATGCGGTGGTGCTGGGCGCCGTTTTCCGCCAGACCCACGATATTGCGGCCGCCCTGCGCGAGTACGAGACCCAGCGCTGCGACCGGGTTCGTGACCTGGTGCTGAAGGCGCGCAAGCGCTGCGATATCACCCACGGGAAGGATATGCAGCTCACCGAAGCCTGGTACCAGGAGCTGCGCGAGGAGACCGGGGAGCGCATTATCAACGGCATGTGCGACACCATCCTCAGCGGGCCGCTGGGCTGA
- the hpxR gene encoding LysR family hpxDE operon transcriptional regulator HpxR: protein MSPFSRFAHYFIAVARCGSLRRAAEQLHISASAINRQILQAEEAFGTPLFERLPEGLRMTTAGELLYDNLLRWQKEFRQTRQKFDELQGMKRGSVSVGMVQALAEGGFAAALAEIITSWPWLELDLQVADSHTVSQKVRQADLDVGLILDPQGQAGLSVLAFAELEVGIVMRPDHPLAGAKALSLGELSLERHIVPGAPLIVHERVALLYRHHDFAPENTISCNDIRLIKSLVLRGSGVTLLSLLDVLDEVQRGQLAFIPLRSTLLRPLTLALCTAPSRQLSRPAQMAIQTLSAVIESMATVSPAAR from the coding sequence ATGAGTCCATTTTCCCGTTTCGCGCACTATTTTATCGCCGTAGCCCGCTGCGGCAGCTTGCGCCGGGCCGCCGAGCAGCTGCATATCTCCGCCTCGGCAATTAACCGTCAGATCCTGCAGGCCGAGGAGGCCTTCGGCACCCCGTTGTTCGAGCGTCTGCCGGAGGGACTGCGGATGACCACCGCCGGTGAACTGCTGTATGACAATCTGCTGCGCTGGCAAAAGGAGTTTCGCCAGACCCGGCAGAAATTTGATGAGCTGCAGGGGATGAAGCGCGGAAGCGTCAGCGTTGGCATGGTGCAGGCGCTGGCGGAAGGGGGCTTCGCCGCCGCGCTGGCGGAGATCATCACCAGCTGGCCGTGGCTGGAGCTGGATCTGCAGGTGGCCGACAGCCACACCGTCAGCCAGAAAGTGCGTCAGGCGGACCTGGACGTCGGCCTGATCCTCGATCCGCAGGGCCAGGCCGGACTCAGCGTGTTGGCCTTCGCCGAACTGGAGGTGGGGATTGTAATGCGTCCGGACCATCCCCTGGCGGGGGCGAAAGCGCTGTCGTTGGGCGAGCTCAGCCTCGAGCGGCATATCGTGCCCGGCGCGCCGCTGATCGTCCATGAGCGGGTGGCGCTCCTCTATCGCCACCATGACTTTGCGCCGGAGAATACCATCAGCTGCAATGATATCCGGCTCATCAAGTCGCTGGTGCTGCGCGGCAGCGGCGTGACGCTCCTCAGTCTGCTCGACGTGCTGGACGAGGTCCAGCGCGGACAGCTGGCCTTTATCCCGCTGCGCAGTACGCTGCTGCGACCGCTGACCCTGGCGCTGTGTACTGCGCCCTCGCGTCAGCTTTCGCGGCCCGCGCAAATGGCCATTCAGACGCTGAGTGCGGTGATTGAATCCATGGCGACGGTCAGCCCAGCGGCCCGCTGA
- the hpxD gene encoding molybdenum cofactor-independent xanthine hydroxylase subunit HpxD, producing the protein MKTTTPTPPAHCTFDPEDWLRLARCWHPVARACDIAGAPVKATLLDEQLVIYRIKGQVVVARDVCPHRGVPLTLGFHEEEGIVCPYHGLRFGEDGRCNRIPSSPGQPIPAKLHLTSFAVEERYGLIWTCLACDPDNPPPLPTMPHWDDAGFQQINCPAFEVKGFAGRQVEGFLDVAHFAWIHTDTFADPDNQQVPDYTPQETPFGFVADYWSSVGNYPASSDFRAPDGFQWLRHFEMHLPFTATLTIHFPADAKLVIMNAASPVSSRVTRMFAPIARNFDLHVPVEDVHAFNLRVFEEDRLMVETQRPERLPLDLTLEAHIPADRSSIAYRRGLKKMGFGDFFLV; encoded by the coding sequence ATGAAGACAACCACCCCCACGCCCCCCGCCCATTGCACCTTTGACCCGGAAGACTGGCTGCGGCTGGCCCGCTGCTGGCACCCGGTGGCCCGCGCCTGCGATATTGCCGGCGCCCCGGTGAAAGCTACCCTGCTGGACGAGCAGCTGGTTATCTATCGTATTAAAGGCCAGGTGGTAGTCGCCCGCGACGTCTGCCCGCACCGCGGGGTGCCGCTGACCCTGGGGTTTCATGAAGAGGAAGGCATCGTCTGCCCCTATCATGGCCTGCGCTTTGGCGAGGATGGCCGCTGCAACCGCATCCCCTCCAGTCCGGGGCAACCCATTCCGGCCAAACTGCATCTCACCAGCTTCGCCGTGGAGGAGCGCTACGGGCTGATCTGGACCTGCCTGGCCTGCGATCCGGACAATCCGCCGCCGTTACCGACCATGCCGCACTGGGACGACGCCGGCTTTCAGCAAATCAACTGCCCGGCCTTCGAGGTAAAGGGCTTTGCCGGCCGCCAGGTCGAAGGCTTTCTCGATGTCGCCCACTTCGCATGGATCCACACCGATACGTTTGCCGACCCGGACAACCAGCAGGTGCCGGACTACACCCCGCAGGAGACGCCGTTCGGCTTTGTTGCCGACTACTGGAGCTCGGTGGGCAATTACCCGGCCAGCTCCGATTTCCGCGCGCCGGATGGGTTCCAGTGGCTGCGTCACTTTGAAATGCATCTGCCGTTCACCGCCACGCTGACCATCCATTTCCCTGCCGATGCGAAGCTGGTGATCATGAACGCCGCCTCGCCGGTGTCGTCCCGGGTGACGCGGATGTTTGCCCCTATTGCCCGCAATTTCGACCTGCACGTGCCGGTGGAAGACGTACATGCGTTCAACCTGCGGGTGTTTGAAGAGGACCGCCTGATGGTCGAGACCCAGCGTCCGGAGCGGCTGCCGCTGGATCTGACCCTGGAGGCGCATATTCCGGCAGACCGCAGCTCCATCGCCTACCGGCGCGGGCTGAAGAAGATGGGTTTTGGCGATTTCTTTCTGGTATGA
- the hpxE gene encoding molybdenum cofactor-independent xanthine hydroxylase subunit HpxE, whose product MRDIFPVVVDGLWRQGAKNLAVRLVSAEGQPLPAWTPGAHIDLHLPCGLIRQYSLTGSPAERDRYLLCIARESQSRGGSRYIHDTLRPGQPLMISAPRNHFPLHEGGHVVLLAAGIGITPLLAMAHARAASGASFTLHYYVSRAQEAAFATEIARQLTGGICQIHCSDEGQSPRQRLAQDLGAPDADTRVYFCGPAGFMARVRDTARAAGWGEEQLHSEAFQLTAPTVASAADGTFTITLASTGERWPVPGDKTIAQVLQEHGVDVPLSCEMGICGACLTPVREGTVDHRDTVQSAAEKQAAEQHIALCCSRSLSANLVIDLAG is encoded by the coding sequence ATGCGCGACATATTCCCCGTAGTGGTCGATGGCCTGTGGCGCCAGGGCGCGAAAAACCTGGCCGTTCGTCTGGTGAGCGCCGAGGGGCAACCGCTGCCGGCGTGGACACCCGGCGCCCATATCGATCTCCATCTTCCCTGCGGGCTGATCCGTCAGTACTCCCTGACCGGCAGCCCGGCCGAACGGGATCGCTATCTGCTCTGCATCGCCCGCGAGTCGCAGTCTCGCGGTGGCTCCCGTTATATTCACGACACCCTGCGCCCTGGACAACCGCTGATGATCTCTGCCCCGCGCAACCACTTTCCGCTGCACGAGGGCGGCCATGTGGTGCTTCTCGCCGCCGGGATCGGCATTACGCCGCTGCTGGCGATGGCCCACGCCCGGGCGGCGTCCGGCGCCAGCTTTACGCTGCACTATTACGTTAGCCGTGCGCAGGAGGCCGCCTTCGCCACCGAGATCGCCCGCCAGCTAACCGGTGGAATCTGCCAGATCCACTGCTCAGACGAGGGGCAGAGTCCGCGCCAGCGGCTGGCGCAGGATCTGGGGGCGCCGGACGCCGACACCCGGGTCTACTTCTGCGGTCCGGCCGGATTTATGGCCCGGGTACGCGATACCGCGCGGGCGGCCGGATGGGGAGAGGAACAATTGCACAGCGAAGCGTTCCAGCTGACCGCCCCAACGGTAGCCTCGGCGGCGGACGGTACCTTCACCATCACCCTCGCCTCAACCGGGGAGCGCTGGCCGGTGCCAGGGGACAAAACCATCGCCCAGGTGCTACAGGAGCATGGCGTCGATGTGCCGCTCTCCTGTGAGATGGGGATCTGCGGCGCCTGCCTGACGCCGGTGCGCGAGGGAACCGTCGACCACCGGGATACCGTGCAGTCGGCGGCGGAAAAACAGGCCGCGGAGCAGCATATTGCGCTGTGCTGCTCCCGCAGCCTGTCGGCCAATTTAGTTATCGATCTCGCGGGATAA
- a CDS encoding MFS transporter, which yields MSSCIAADASLSPAKPAWRAVYALALGVFGLIVAEFLPASLLTPMASSLGVSEGMAGQAVTATALVALVTGLLIATATRNIDRRWVLMFFSVLQIVSSLMVAFAGSLAFLLLGRLLLGVAIGGFWAMSTATAMRLVPAAHVPKALAIIFSAVSVATVVAAPLGSYLGELIGWRNVFILCAIPSLLALLWQLWVLPSMRPESVGTFSTLFRVLRRPGMLGGMLATILIFSGHFAFFTYLRPFLETVAQASVEGVSLILLGFGIANFIGTSVASYLLSRSLRLTLALVPLMMSVLALLMVTFGHLTVLDGLLVALWGFAFGLVPVAWSTWLATTVPDEAESAGGLLVASIQLAISAGAAGGGAVFDLHGASGVFTGSGLLLLSAMVIVFTAVRVKPVASADQPVTGRLSREIDN from the coding sequence ATGAGTTCCTGCATAGCTGCTGACGCGAGCCTGTCTCCCGCCAAACCGGCCTGGCGCGCCGTCTATGCCCTGGCCCTCGGGGTGTTCGGCCTGATCGTGGCCGAGTTTCTGCCCGCCAGCCTGTTAACGCCGATGGCCAGCAGCCTCGGCGTCAGCGAAGGGATGGCCGGGCAGGCGGTCACCGCGACGGCGCTGGTGGCGTTAGTCACCGGCCTGCTGATCGCCACCGCCACCCGCAATATCGATCGCCGCTGGGTGCTGATGTTCTTTTCCGTGCTGCAGATAGTCTCCAGCCTGATGGTCGCTTTTGCCGGTTCGCTGGCGTTTCTCCTGCTGGGCCGTCTGCTGCTGGGGGTCGCCATCGGCGGCTTCTGGGCGATGTCCACTGCCACGGCGATGCGTCTGGTGCCGGCGGCCCATGTGCCGAAGGCGCTGGCGATCATCTTTTCCGCGGTGTCTGTCGCCACGGTGGTGGCCGCGCCGCTCGGCAGCTACCTCGGGGAGCTGATCGGCTGGCGCAACGTGTTTATTCTCTGTGCGATACCCAGCCTGCTGGCGCTGCTCTGGCAGCTGTGGGTGCTGCCCTCCATGCGCCCGGAGAGCGTCGGGACCTTCTCCACGCTGTTCAGGGTGCTGCGCCGTCCCGGTATGCTGGGCGGCATGCTGGCGACAATCCTCATTTTTAGCGGCCATTTCGCCTTCTTTACCTACCTGCGGCCGTTCCTTGAGACCGTGGCGCAGGCCAGTGTCGAAGGGGTTTCGCTGATATTGCTCGGCTTCGGTATCGCTAACTTTATCGGCACCTCGGTGGCGAGCTATCTGCTGAGCCGTAGCCTGCGTCTGACCCTGGCGCTGGTGCCGTTGATGATGAGCGTTCTGGCGCTGCTGATGGTGACGTTCGGCCATCTGACCGTGCTGGACGGGCTGCTGGTCGCCCTGTGGGGATTTGCCTTCGGTCTGGTGCCGGTGGCCTGGTCCACCTGGCTGGCTACCACCGTGCCGGATGAAGCAGAAAGCGCGGGGGGTCTGCTGGTCGCCTCTATTCAGCTGGCCATCAGCGCCGGGGCTGCCGGCGGCGGGGCGGTGTTTGATTTGCACGGCGCCAGCGGCGTCTTCACCGGCAGCGGTCTGCTGCTATTGAGCGCGATGGTGATTGTCTTCACCGCCGTGCGGGTGAAACCGGTCGCCAGCGCTGACCAGCCGGTGACGGGCCGATTATCCCGCGAGATCGATAACTAA
- a CDS encoding AraC family transcriptional regulator: protein MSQPTIDLTSELLRGMRLSGVNYRRIETARPFGVGFSAVAGKAQFHFISRGPVLLRMASGEQFTLESGDALFIPNGDGHALLSDPQATVVNVAQLPSETVCSTVSCINAGGRPDCPERAVIFSGCMDFELGGMQPLVKAMPEVMRVSSLLNTWPEIQPLLSAMERESLTRQAGYAGILARLADVVAALIVRGWVACGCGNATGWVQVLRDPRLAKAIYAMHQRPGVNWKVEDLAREAGLSRSLFAERFLAATGTTPARYLTELRMRLAVQYITHEGQALEKVAFSLGYQSLAAFSRAFKRITGQPPGALRATAR, encoded by the coding sequence ATGAGCCAGCCGACCATCGACCTGACAAGCGAACTGTTACGCGGGATGCGCCTCTCCGGCGTTAACTACCGACGCATCGAAACCGCCCGCCCGTTCGGCGTCGGCTTTAGCGCCGTGGCGGGTAAAGCCCAGTTCCATTTCATCAGCCGCGGGCCGGTGCTGCTGCGCATGGCCAGCGGAGAACAGTTCACCCTCGAGAGCGGCGATGCGCTGTTTATTCCCAACGGCGACGGGCACGCCTTGCTCTCAGATCCGCAGGCCACGGTGGTCAATGTGGCGCAGCTGCCCAGCGAAACGGTGTGCAGCACGGTAAGCTGTATCAACGCCGGCGGCCGCCCGGACTGCCCGGAGCGCGCCGTCATTTTCAGCGGTTGTATGGATTTTGAGCTCGGCGGTATGCAGCCGCTGGTGAAGGCCATGCCCGAGGTGATGCGGGTCAGCAGCCTGCTTAACACCTGGCCGGAGATCCAGCCGTTGCTCTCGGCGATGGAACGGGAATCCCTCACCCGTCAGGCAGGCTATGCCGGGATCCTCGCCCGGCTGGCAGACGTGGTGGCCGCGCTGATTGTCCGTGGCTGGGTCGCGTGCGGATGTGGCAACGCCACCGGTTGGGTACAGGTCCTGCGCGATCCCCGGCTGGCAAAAGCCATCTATGCCATGCATCAGCGCCCGGGGGTCAACTGGAAAGTGGAAGATCTGGCGCGGGAGGCGGGGCTGTCGCGCTCGCTGTTCGCCGAGCGTTTTCTCGCCGCCACCGGCACCACCCCCGCCCGCTATCTCACCGAGCTGCGCATGCGGCTGGCGGTGCAGTACATCACCCACGAAGGCCAGGCGCTGGAAAAAGTCGCCTTCAGCCTCGGGTATCAGTCGCTGGCGGCCTTCAGCCGGGCTTTCAAACGCATCACCGGCCAGCCGCCGGGGGCCCTGCGCGCCACGGCACGCTAA
- a CDS encoding VOC family protein — MATLQWDHAVQFVNQPEAAIEIFADQQLRAVAGGRHPGWGTRNALSYFGLTYIEFLAISDPDELRAATDRFLLSRDAERLLPENEALFRVALRSDDIDATHDQLRRTGVTVSPIVDGQRNDPQGNIIRWRIFTIDGDTDGLVYPFVLQWGEDDATRLARLRAQALDVPHPLGDIVLEQAVFEVVNPQAVRDRWQALLGFPPQGEQGLDVGGQWFTFREGPANQLTELVFRVANPALKGQRFRVGNGVYRFT, encoded by the coding sequence ATGGCCACTTTGCAGTGGGACCACGCAGTACAGTTTGTGAATCAGCCGGAAGCAGCGATTGAAATCTTTGCCGACCAGCAGCTGCGGGCGGTGGCCGGAGGGCGACATCCGGGGTGGGGAACCCGTAATGCGCTGAGCTATTTTGGCCTGACCTATATCGAATTTCTCGCCATTTCTGACCCGGACGAACTGCGCGCCGCGACGGACAGGTTCCTGCTTTCGCGGGATGCCGAGCGGTTGCTGCCGGAGAACGAAGCGCTGTTTCGGGTGGCGCTGCGCAGCGACGACATCGACGCCACTCACGACCAGTTGCGTCGCACAGGGGTGACAGTGTCACCGATTGTCGATGGCCAGCGCAACGATCCGCAGGGCAATATCATCCGCTGGCGGATCTTCACCATCGATGGCGACACTGACGGGCTGGTCTATCCCTTTGTGCTGCAGTGGGGAGAAGACGATGCCACCCGGCTGGCGCGGCTGCGCGCCCAGGCGCTGGACGTGCCGCACCCGCTGGGCGACATTGTGCTTGAGCAGGCGGTATTCGAGGTGGTCAATCCGCAGGCGGTGCGCGACCGCTGGCAGGCGCTGCTGGGCTTCCCGCCACAGGGTGAGCAGGGGCTGGACGTGGGCGGCCAGTGGTTTACTTTCCGTGAAGGACCCGCCAACCAGTTGACCGAGCTGGTGTTTCGCGTCGCCAACCCGGCGCTTAAGGGGCAGCGCTTTCGTGTCGGCAACGGCGTGTATCGCTTTACATAA
- a CDS encoding cupin domain-containing protein: MQSWSSKDFTADRAWGALDIANFSGTTVRLHWTDQPYIWHINDGQEVFAVMDGQVAMHVKVDGEEQVIMLNAGDIFYAEVGCEHVAHPQGAARILVIEKEGSV; the protein is encoded by the coding sequence ATGCAGAGCTGGAGCAGTAAAGATTTCACCGCCGACCGCGCGTGGGGCGCGCTGGATATTGCCAATTTTTCCGGCACCACCGTGCGTCTGCACTGGACCGACCAACCCTATATCTGGCACATCAACGACGGTCAGGAGGTGTTTGCCGTGATGGATGGTCAGGTGGCGATGCATGTGAAGGTCGACGGCGAGGAGCAGGTGATCATGCTGAACGCCGGCGATATCTTTTACGCCGAGGTGGGATGCGAGCATGTCGCTCATCCGCAGGGGGCGGCGCGTATTCTGGTGATCGAGAAAGAAGGGTCAGTCTGA
- a CDS encoding VF530 family protein: protein MHSSKDPLHGVTLEALLNALVARYGWAEMARQVNINCFKSDPSIKSSLKFLRRTPWARKEVEAMYLASLDDDAPVEKADPWANWQKK, encoded by the coding sequence ATGCACAGCTCGAAAGATCCCCTGCACGGCGTGACGCTGGAAGCGCTGCTCAATGCCCTGGTGGCGCGCTATGGTTGGGCGGAAATGGCCCGCCAGGTCAACATTAACTGCTTTAAAAGTGATCCCAGCATTAAGTCCAGCCTGAAATTCCTCCGCCGGACGCCGTGGGCGCGCAAAGAGGTGGAGGCTATGTATCTCGCCTCCCTTGATGATGACGCGCCGGTGGAGAAAGCGGATCCCTGGGCAAACTGGCAGAAAAAATAA
- a CDS encoding isopenicillin N synthase family dioxygenase, which produces MNATTLPILDLARYADPADKAAFLADLRHAARDIGFFYLINHGVDDALQYEVQRQSQRFFALDEAQKQQVAMIHSPHFRGYNRAASELTRGQPDWREQFDIGAERPALTLSDDAPRWQRLQGPNLWPAALPSLKPVLLHWQQQMTQVGIRLLRAFAEALQLPENAFDRLYGDKPNEHIKLIRYPGQQETQSSQGVGAHKDSGFLSFLLQDEQKGLQVEVAPGQWIDAVPLAGSFVVNIGELLELATNGYLRATVHRVVSPPAQQQRLSIAFFLGAQLDAVVPVYTLPPELAREARGPDSDPHNPLLRDVGWNYLKGRLRSHPDVAERYYQDVFRERAEQLIV; this is translated from the coding sequence ATGAACGCGACCACCCTGCCGATTCTCGACCTGGCCCGCTACGCGGACCCCGCGGATAAAGCGGCCTTCCTGGCCGACCTGCGTCATGCCGCCCGCGACATCGGCTTCTTCTATTTGATCAACCACGGCGTCGACGACGCGCTTCAATATGAAGTTCAGCGCCAGTCCCAGCGCTTTTTTGCCCTCGATGAGGCGCAAAAACAGCAGGTGGCGATGATCCACTCCCCCCATTTTCGCGGCTATAACCGCGCGGCCTCAGAGCTGACGCGCGGCCAGCCTGACTGGCGAGAGCAGTTTGATATCGGCGCCGAACGTCCGGCGCTGACCCTCAGCGACGACGCCCCGCGCTGGCAGCGCCTGCAGGGTCCGAATCTGTGGCCTGCCGCCCTGCCGTCGCTTAAACCGGTATTACTTCACTGGCAACAGCAAATGACCCAGGTGGGCATCCGCCTGCTGCGCGCCTTTGCCGAAGCCCTGCAGCTCCCGGAGAATGCCTTTGACCGGCTCTATGGCGACAAACCCAACGAGCATATCAAACTGATCCGCTATCCCGGCCAGCAGGAAACCCAAAGCAGCCAGGGCGTCGGCGCCCATAAAGATTCGGGTTTTCTCAGCTTCCTGCTGCAGGACGAGCAGAAAGGACTGCAGGTAGAGGTCGCGCCAGGACAATGGATCGACGCCGTGCCGCTGGCCGGCAGCTTTGTGGTCAATATTGGCGAACTGCTGGAGCTGGCGACCAACGGGTATTTGCGCGCCACCGTCCATCGCGTGGTGTCGCCACCGGCGCAGCAGCAGCGCCTCTCCATCGCTTTCTTCCTCGGCGCCCAGCTTGACGCGGTGGTGCCGGTTTACACCCTGCCGCCCGAGCTGGCGCGTGAAGCGCGAGGTCCGGACAGCGACCCGCACAATCCGCTGCTGCGCGATGTCGGCTGGAATTATCTCAAGGGCCGTCTGCGTTCCCATCCGGACGTGGCGGAACGCTACTATCAGGACGTGTTTCGCGAACGCGCCGAGCAATTGATCGTTTAA